One stretch of Haladaptatus sp. R4 DNA includes these proteins:
- a CDS encoding type II secretion system protein translates to MKPALRLVVGGLSVALAVGVSASLRRVPELLAAAKRTQALGDAPDLAARAVLWMRIEPTAEGAAAFASRTGDGSLASSLGDHVRRAAGSPTSGLTSFAAEWESWNPALHRSMVLIAAASEAPAEERTRTLDRALTAILDGTRERMAEFVTEIRGPATALYAFGVLLPLALVAVLPAAKTAGVPMSPAVLVVGYDVLLPALLLGASVWLLTRRPVAFPPPDVSRSNPDVPDERWPIVALGLGAGGVALIVTTLLLPSWTRWIACGGCLVGALSVGSTRSTVHIRDHVRAVESGLTDALYLVGRRVNEGQAVEAAIVAAGDELSGETGAVFDRATRIQRQFGMGVKESFLGEYGSLSTVPSPRARSAVALLALAASEGRPAGGAVVAMADHIDDLQSVEREARRELSQVTETLRHTAAIFGPLVSGATVALAGGMASVGGSFGGGGAFPVGVLGLAVGVYVLALSTIITTLAIGLEHGLDRTLVGYRVGQSLLSATVVYLLAFVFAGALT, encoded by the coding sequence GTGAAACCGGCGCTCCGCCTCGTGGTCGGTGGCCTATCGGTCGCTCTCGCGGTCGGTGTCTCGGCGTCGCTTCGACGGGTTCCCGAACTCCTCGCCGCCGCGAAACGGACGCAGGCGCTCGGCGACGCGCCCGACCTCGCGGCCAGGGCCGTCCTGTGGATGCGAATCGAACCGACGGCGGAAGGTGCCGCCGCGTTCGCCTCACGGACCGGTGATGGGTCGCTCGCGTCGAGTCTGGGCGACCACGTTCGCCGCGCGGCCGGGTCGCCGACGTCCGGACTGACGTCGTTCGCGGCGGAGTGGGAATCGTGGAATCCCGCGCTTCACCGCTCGATGGTACTGATCGCGGCGGCGAGCGAGGCACCGGCGGAGGAACGAACGCGGACGCTCGACCGCGCGCTGACGGCGATTCTCGACGGCACGCGGGAACGGATGGCCGAGTTCGTGACCGAAATTCGGGGACCGGCGACCGCACTGTACGCGTTCGGGGTTCTGCTCCCGCTTGCGCTCGTCGCGGTACTTCCGGCGGCGAAGACGGCGGGAGTGCCCATGTCGCCTGCCGTATTGGTCGTCGGGTACGACGTTCTGCTCCCCGCATTGTTGTTGGGCGCAAGCGTTTGGCTGCTCACCCGGCGGCCGGTCGCCTTTCCGCCGCCGGACGTGTCACGGTCGAATCCCGACGTTCCCGACGAGCGATGGCCCATCGTCGCGCTCGGTCTCGGCGCGGGGGGTGTCGCGCTGATCGTTACGACGCTACTGCTACCGAGTTGGACGCGCTGGATCGCCTGCGGTGGCTGTCTCGTCGGTGCACTGTCGGTCGGATCCACGCGTTCGACCGTCCACATCAGGGATCACGTTCGGGCGGTCGAATCGGGGCTCACCGACGCCCTCTATCTCGTCGGTCGGCGGGTGAACGAAGGGCAGGCGGTCGAGGCGGCCATCGTCGCCGCCGGAGACGAACTCTCCGGGGAGACGGGTGCCGTCTTCGACCGGGCAACGCGGATTCAGCGGCAATTCGGAATGGGCGTCAAAGAGTCGTTTCTCGGCGAGTACGGCTCACTATCGACGGTTCCCAGTCCCCGCGCGAGGAGCGCAGTCGCACTCCTCGCGCTCGCCGCCAGCGAAGGGAGACCTGCCGGGGGTGCCGTGGTGGCGATGGCCGACCACATCGACGACCTCCAGAGCGTCGAACGAGAGGCACGGCGCGAACTTTCGCAGGTTACCGAGACGCTCCGCCACACAGCCGCGATATTCGGGCCACTGGTTTCGGGTGCGACCGTCGCACTCGCCGGAGGGATGGCGAGCGTCGGGGGATCGTTTGGCGGCGGTGGCGCGTTTCCCGTCGGCGTGTTGGGACTCGCCGTCGGCGTGTACGTCCTCGCCCTTTCGACCATCATCACGACGCTCGCGATCGGACTCGAACACGGCCTGGACCGGACGTTGGTCGGGTATCGGGTCGGCCAATCGTTGCTGTCGGCGACCGTCGTCTATCTCCTCGCGTTCGTGTTCGCCGGAGCGCTGACGTAG
- a CDS encoding DUF5791 family protein — translation MLYDEIDDPGETTPTKVHEAYLENLAETVASVGPDEVVDQTDLDPEMVESVADGEAVDMTLEDAAAILATADGMPDADSILLEVRDHLLMGMTTGVVDIDTLAREIDGDLEARAIQKKIEGRGPMTLDEYARIHHAIAKRNDR, via the coding sequence ATGCTCTACGACGAGATAGATGACCCCGGCGAGACGACGCCGACGAAGGTACACGAGGCGTACTTGGAAAACCTCGCGGAGACGGTCGCGTCGGTCGGCCCCGACGAAGTGGTAGACCAGACGGACCTCGACCCCGAAATGGTCGAATCGGTTGCCGACGGCGAGGCGGTCGACATGACGCTCGAAGATGCCGCCGCGATTCTCGCGACTGCGGACGGAATGCCGGATGCGGACTCGATCCTCCTCGAAGTCCGCGACCACCTGTTGATGGGTATGACGACGGGCGTAGTGGACATCGACACGCTCGCGAGGGAGATCGACGGCGACCTCGAAGCGCGCGCTATCCAAAAGAAAATCGAGGGGCGAGGACCGATGACGCTGGACGAGTACGCGCGCATCCACCACGCTATCGCCAAGCGAAACGACCGATAG